In Myxococcus stipitatus, the following are encoded in one genomic region:
- a CDS encoding C40 family peptidase translates to MSRLHLFATVPLCALIGCATVKSHPVETSPEAPPPVAALPSEQGAPAPVETVPPADTPAASAAVAPGEGASATAAARSAVATPATGATKEGASETAAARSAVAVPDSGVKKEGTSEVRGASAAKQDVAGVEMSPVAKGGADEIQRAPVTPEVVSTVVSEEKSRPLVTGVVAAALEAVALVVSPGSHADGFWEAYRTPMQMARLIVSRSSQLVGERNLARLSRGMPNDCSGFVRLAYLSAGIDLVAHGFLAGENAVSAIFRRATAGGRIHHNAPRPGDLVFFRETYDRNRDGRRNDGMTHVGVVEGMGKDGTVTFIHRGSKGVARSRMNLAYPEKHQLSQGGPVVNDFLRPATKRSRAYLTGELFVAFASPEGL, encoded by the coding sequence TTGTCTCGTCTTCACCTGTTCGCCACCGTTCCGCTGTGCGCCCTCATCGGCTGCGCCACTGTGAAGTCTCACCCGGTGGAGACCTCTCCCGAGGCTCCTCCTCCCGTGGCGGCGCTTCCCTCCGAACAAGGCGCACCCGCTCCGGTGGAGACCGTGCCCCCGGCGGACACACCCGCTGCGTCAGCCGCAGTGGCTCCGGGTGAGGGCGCCTCGGCGACGGCTGCCGCGCGGAGTGCGGTGGCCACACCCGCCACGGGGGCAACGAAAGAGGGCGCTTCGGAGACGGCTGCCGCGCGGAGTGCGGTGGCCGTGCCCGATTCGGGGGTGAAGAAAGAGGGCACTTCGGAGGTGCGTGGAGCTTCCGCCGCGAAGCAGGACGTGGCGGGCGTGGAGATGTCTCCGGTCGCGAAGGGGGGGGCCGACGAAATCCAGCGTGCTCCCGTGACGCCCGAGGTGGTGTCCACCGTCGTCTCCGAGGAGAAGAGCCGGCCGCTGGTGACGGGAGTCGTCGCGGCGGCGCTGGAGGCCGTCGCGCTCGTGGTCTCTCCGGGTTCGCACGCGGATGGTTTCTGGGAGGCGTACCGCACGCCGATGCAGATGGCGCGGCTCATCGTGTCGCGCTCCTCGCAGCTCGTGGGCGAGCGCAACCTGGCGCGCCTGAGCCGGGGCATGCCGAACGACTGCTCGGGCTTCGTGCGTCTGGCCTATCTCTCCGCGGGCATCGACCTGGTGGCGCATGGCTTCCTCGCGGGAGAGAACGCCGTCTCCGCCATCTTCCGCCGCGCCACCGCGGGCGGACGCATTCACCACAACGCGCCTCGTCCCGGAGACCTCGTCTTCTTCCGCGAGACGTATGACCGCAACCGCGATGGTCGGCGCAACGATGGGATGACCCATGTGGGTGTGGTGGAGGGGATGGGCAAGGACGGCACCGTCACCTTCATCCACCGCGGCAGCAAGGGCGTGGCGCGCAGCCGGATGAACCTGGCCTATCCCGAGAAGCACCAGCTCTCGCAGGGCGGCCCCGTGGTGAATGACTTCCTGCGCCCCGCCACCAAGCGCTCGCGTGCGTACCTCACGGGCGAGCTCTTCGTGGCCTTCGCTTCTCCCGAAGGGCTGTAG
- a CDS encoding protein kinase domain-containing protein, which translates to MLAPDSLVLDGRFRVLRPLGSGGMGEVYLGEQVSLGRKVAIKVLHHDLNAQPGMAERFKREARLLSAVEHPSVVRIVDFGESGDHACLVMEFVEGESLFDVLAQGPMAPGRALPLLHQLAEGLAAIHDKGIIHRDLKPENVFISPGARGEQARLLDFGIARLVEPDAQSNVSQVGVVLGTPEYLSPEQAVGAKVDTRSDLYTFGVLIYRVLAGRLPFDGPQARHFLAQHASHAPLPLDRAAPSLSRYIGLLSLVMRLLEKNPAKRTQSAHELADALAAAHASLSVLTPGMGTPAYTSPVPSSTTPSGTSVFGAGHAAAVGTPSPSGTAVFGGADVVASPAPSPSGTSAFGAHGAPAPMPHRASQGTAAFGVEPVARSNTATFGATRTSGTGPSLSSSSSVVRPQNLTVMLTDIQGFTERTSRQTHEENARMLETHDRLLMPLVREHEGRLVQKRGDALLVVFRSPTSGVLCGMAMQDRLWRHNQTLPEEERLNVRVCLHAGEVLLASDTVLGEPMEVLETVEHVAAAGEVTFTEAVNLARNRAEADVEPCGSITLPAREEQLQLYRCLRAAEGPPFGGRFEKQSALALHLAPALRKTSVAMATFKDRLRSFSLKDTLRSGLSPAKMKQGLTRTVAFARAKPRQAAAVFGALVLMAGGVAWVVHRSSPSVRAMSLLKDGNKSEALAVLNATSNEEQKQAPVRRALAATHHALGNHDKERVLLATLDAEGRAAVEDSVLDGLAEDFGRGDTDDLTRLLGAFPKERIRPHFLDRAEEDFSPTQWGALRYLDAIKATEGIDLVVAYTKALEGKDCGVRRVAARRLGQMGNMDAVPALVRLAELTAAKGGDCGQDEANRAIQKLNKKGG; encoded by the coding sequence GTGCTGGCTCCCGACTCTCTCGTCCTCGACGGTCGCTTCCGGGTCCTCCGTCCGTTGGGCTCGGGCGGCATGGGGGAAGTGTACCTGGGTGAACAGGTCTCCTTGGGCCGCAAGGTGGCCATCAAGGTCCTTCACCATGACCTCAACGCCCAGCCCGGCATGGCCGAGCGCTTCAAGCGCGAGGCCCGCCTCCTCTCCGCCGTCGAGCACCCCTCCGTGGTGCGCATCGTCGACTTCGGCGAGTCCGGCGACCACGCCTGTCTGGTGATGGAGTTCGTGGAGGGCGAGAGCCTCTTCGACGTCCTCGCTCAAGGCCCCATGGCCCCCGGGCGCGCGCTGCCGCTCTTGCACCAGCTCGCCGAGGGCCTCGCCGCCATCCACGACAAGGGCATCATCCACCGCGACCTCAAGCCGGAGAACGTCTTCATCTCCCCGGGCGCGCGAGGTGAGCAAGCGCGCCTGTTGGACTTCGGCATCGCGCGGCTCGTGGAGCCCGACGCGCAGAGCAACGTCAGCCAGGTGGGCGTGGTGCTCGGCACCCCCGAGTACCTGTCGCCGGAGCAGGCGGTGGGCGCGAAGGTGGACACGCGCAGCGACCTGTACACCTTCGGCGTGCTCATCTACCGCGTGCTCGCGGGCCGCCTCCCCTTCGATGGGCCCCAGGCGCGCCACTTCCTCGCGCAGCACGCCTCACATGCCCCGCTGCCATTGGACCGAGCCGCGCCTTCGCTGTCGCGCTACATCGGCCTGCTGTCGCTGGTGATGCGGCTGTTGGAGAAGAACCCGGCGAAGCGGACGCAGAGCGCACACGAGCTCGCGGATGCCCTGGCCGCCGCCCACGCGTCGCTCTCCGTCCTCACCCCAGGCATGGGAACGCCCGCCTACACAAGCCCCGTCCCGAGCAGCACCACGCCCTCGGGAACATCCGTCTTCGGCGCGGGCCACGCGGCGGCGGTGGGCACACCGAGCCCCAGCGGGACCGCGGTCTTCGGCGGCGCGGACGTGGTGGCGAGCCCCGCCCCGAGCCCCAGCGGCACCTCCGCCTTCGGCGCCCACGGCGCCCCGGCCCCCATGCCCCACCGCGCCAGCCAGGGCACGGCCGCGTTTGGCGTGGAGCCGGTGGCGCGCTCGAACACGGCCACCTTCGGGGCGACTCGGACGTCCGGCACCGGGCCTTCGCTGTCGAGCAGCAGCTCGGTGGTGAGGCCGCAGAACCTGACGGTGATGCTCACCGACATCCAGGGCTTCACCGAGCGCACCAGCCGACAGACGCACGAAGAGAACGCGCGGATGCTGGAGACCCATGACCGGCTCCTGATGCCGCTGGTGCGCGAGCACGAGGGACGGCTCGTGCAGAAGCGCGGAGACGCGCTGCTGGTGGTGTTCCGCTCGCCCACGTCGGGCGTGTTGTGCGGCATGGCCATGCAGGACCGGCTGTGGCGCCACAACCAGACGCTCCCCGAGGAGGAGCGGCTCAACGTGCGCGTGTGCCTGCACGCGGGCGAAGTGTTGCTCGCCTCCGACACCGTGCTCGGCGAACCCATGGAGGTGCTCGAGACGGTGGAGCACGTCGCCGCCGCGGGTGAGGTGACCTTCACCGAGGCGGTGAACCTGGCGCGCAACCGCGCGGAGGCGGACGTGGAGCCCTGCGGCTCCATCACCCTGCCCGCCCGTGAGGAGCAGCTCCAGCTCTACCGCTGCCTGCGCGCGGCGGAGGGACCGCCCTTCGGCGGCCGCTTCGAGAAGCAGAGCGCGCTCGCGCTTCACCTGGCCCCCGCGCTGCGCAAGACGAGCGTGGCCATGGCCACGTTCAAGGACCGCCTTCGCTCGTTCTCGCTGAAGGACACCCTGCGCTCCGGCCTGTCGCCCGCGAAGATGAAGCAGGGGCTGACGCGGACGGTCGCGTTTGCTCGCGCGAAGCCCCGACAGGCGGCGGCGGTGTTCGGGGCCCTGGTGCTCATGGCCGGCGGCGTGGCGTGGGTGGTGCACCGGAGCAGCCCCTCGGTGCGCGCCATGTCCCTCTTGAAGGACGGCAACAAGAGCGAAGCGCTGGCGGTGCTCAACGCGACCTCGAACGAGGAGCAGAAGCAGGCCCCCGTGCGGCGCGCCCTGGCGGCCACGCACCATGCGCTGGGCAACCACGACAAGGAGCGGGTGCTGCTCGCCACGCTGGACGCGGAAGGCCGCGCGGCGGTGGAGGACTCCGTGCTGGATGGGCTCGCGGAGGACTTCGGCCGCGGCGACACGGACGACCTCACGCGCCTCTTGGGCGCCTTCCCGAAGGAGCGCATCCGCCCGCACTTCCTGGACCGCGCCGAGGAGGACTTCTCTCCCACGCAGTGGGGCGCGCTGCGCTACCTGGATGCCATCAAGGCCACGGAGGGAATCGACCTCGTGGTGGCATACACCAAGGCCCTGGAGGGCAAGGACTGCGGCGTGCGCCGCGTCGCCGCCAGGCGCCTGGGGCAGATGGGCAACATGGACGCGGTTCCCGCGCTCGTCCGGCTGGCGGAGCTGACCGCCGCCAAGGGCGGAGACTGTGGCCAGGACGAAGCGAACCGGGCCATCCAGAAGCTCAACAAGAAGGGCGGCTGA